In one Paramormyrops kingsleyae isolate MSU_618 chromosome 18, PKINGS_0.4, whole genome shotgun sequence genomic region, the following are encoded:
- the gss gene encoding glutathione synthetase, which produces MASGSIPEQLLMNDELIRSLIEVAKDTALLHGVLMRTTESPNFPEVVTHAPFTLFPSPVPKGLFEQALKVQTLFNQLVDRISQDPCFLEEALASTIKVDKFTARLFDIYRHVLKEGRSQSIVLGLNRSDYMVDQRPDGSTSLKQIEINTIAASFGGLSSQTPAVHRHILKVAGLLEEQKKVLNNDPAAGLAAALAKAWQLYGSERAVVMFLVEDVQTNIYDHRYIENELWRRNIPVIRRRFDDVFDTGSLDSDKRLFVGSQEVAIVYFRNGYMPQNYTEQSWEARLMMERSKAVKCPDISTHLAGTKKVQQVLTQPGVLEKFFPDDPEAVTQIRATFAGLYTLDMGAEGEKTVAMALEKPDQFVLKPQREGGGNNVYGADICRVLEKVKGGSERMAYILMDKIFPQPVQNYLLRQGTPVKLSTCISELGAFGAYVRQGTEMLLNECVGHLLRTKSIEHADGGVAAGVAVLDNPLLF; this is translated from the exons ATGGCGTCCGGATCGATCCCGGAGCAGTTACTGATGAACGATGAGTTGATCCGGAGCTTAATCGAGGTGGCCAAGGACACGGCGCTGCTGCACGGGGTTTTGATGCGAACCACGGAAAGCCCTAATTTCCCAGAG GTGGTGACTCACGCGCCATTCACGCTCTTCCCGTCCCCGGTCCCCAAAGGCCTCTTTGAGCAGGCACTTAAAGTCCAGACCCTCTTCAACCAGTTAGTGGACAGAATTAGCCAGGATCCCTGTTTCCTGGAGGAAGCCCTTGCCAG CACGATCAAAGTAGACAAATTCACGGCAAGGCTGTTCGACATTTACAGACACGTGCTGAAAGAAGGTCGATCACAG TCGATTGTCCTGGGCTTGAATCGCTCCGACTACATGGTGGACCAGCGGCCGGATGGGAGTACCTCATTGAAACAGATCGAAATCAACACCATCGCTGCCAGCTTTGGAGGGCTGTCTTCACAAACCCCAGCGGTCCACAG GCACATCCTGAAGGTCGCGGGTCTACTGGAGGAGCAGAAGAAGGTCCTGAACAATGACCCAGCAGCAGGGCTGGCTGCTGCTCTAGCCAAGGCCTGGCAATTGTACGGGTCTGAGAG GGCTGTGGTTATGTTTCTGGTTGAGGATGTCCAGACGAATATCTATGATCATCGATATATAGAGAACGAGTTGTGGAGGAG GAACATTCCAGTCATACGGCGGAGGTTCGATGATGTGTTTGACACCGGATCACTAGATTCGGACAAACgactgtttgt GGGCAGTCAGGAGGTTGCGATCGTTTATTTCCGCAATGGCTACATGCCTCAGAACTACACAGAACAG AGCTGGGAGGCACGGCTCATGATGGAGCGTTCCAAGGCTGTTAAATGCCCAGACATAAGCACCCACCTGGCCGGCACCAAGAAGGTCCAGCAGGTACTGACCCAGCCTGGAGTTCTGGAGAAGTTCTTTCCTGATGACCCAGAGGCTGTCACCCAAATCCGAGCTACCTTTGCAGGCCTGTATACCCTGGACATG GGTGCAGAGGGAGAGAAGACGGTGGCCATGGCCTTGGAGAAGCCTGACCAGTTTGTCCTGAAACCACAAAGAGAGGGTGGAG GAAATAACGTCTATGGTGCAGATATCTGCCGGGTGTTGGAGAAGGTAAAGGGTGGATCGGAGAGGATGGCCTATATCCTAATGGATAAGATTTTCCCACAGCCAGTCCAGAACTACCTACTGCGACAGGGCACCCCAGTGAAACTCAGTACCTGTATAAGTGAACTTGGTGCCTTTGGAGCCTATGTCAG GCAAGGGACGGAGATGCTGCTGAACGAGTGTGTTGGGCACCTGCTCCGGACCAAGAGCATCGAACACGCGGACGGAGGGGTAGCCGCGGGTGTGGCTGTGCTGGACAATCCTCTTCTATTCTGA
- the samhd1 gene encoding deoxynucleoside triphosphate triphosphohydrolase SAMHD1 isoform X1 produces the protein MEARKRPRDDSLHPDSFSTPEKKFVDVPHRLVNYREWGIEDTCRYLRKEGFGNLEEKFREEQITGVCLQYLTDAQLEKMGIGSLGERIKLLHSLRKLWQLSADAIKVFNDPIHGHIELHPLLVRIIDTPQFQRLRYIKQLGGTYFVYPGASHNRFEHSIGVAHLAGRLVRALGERQPELDISNRDELCVQIAGLCHDLGHGPFSHMFDGMFIPKMRPGLKWKHEKASVEMFDHMVEVNGLKGVMEQYGLKLPEDLVFIKEQIAGPLEPPLSLSQEQAAWPYKGRPETKSFLYEIVANKRNGIDVDKWDYFARDCHHLGIQNNFDYKRFLKFARVCDVDGKMHICTRDKEVGNLYDMFHIRNCLHRRAYQHRVGNIIETMIAEAFEKADNHIKIPGSHGQMFTISTAIDDMEAYTKLTDHVFEQILYSTSSELAEAQTILNNIVTRKLYKCVGQTQPRRPMKITQSDLLDWCQIVADSTPQSGTDVLFKAEDFIVSVIDMDYGMKAKNPINNVRFYCKNDPSKAIKIRKNQVSQLLPEKFAEQLIRVYCKRTDDGSVEAAKKYFVQWCIDKDFIKPQDGDIIAPELTPLKANWEDDDEDDDDVGQHHPKGSRNGAQGVRNRLF, from the exons ATGGAAGCCCGAAAGCGTCCCAGGGACGACAGCCTTCACCCAGATAGTTTCTCCACTCCGGAGAAGAAGTTTGTCGACGTCCCCCATCGGCTGGTTAACTATCGCGAATGGGGGATCGAGGACACATGCAGATATTTGCGTAAAGAGGGATTCGGTAACCTGGAAGAAAAGTTCAGAG aGGAGCAGATCACTGGGGTGTGCCTGCAATACCTCACGGACGCCCAGCTGGAGAAGATGGGGATCGG CTCTCTTGGGGAACGAATCAAGCTTCTTCACAGCCTGAGGAAGCTCTGGCAGCTTTCGGCAGATGCCATCAAG GTGTTCAATGACCCCATCCATGGACACATTGAGTtacaccccctgctggtgcgcATCATCGACACCCCGCAGTTTCAGAGGCTGCGTTACATCAAGCAGCTGGGGGGTACATACTTTGTGTACCCGGGAGCCAGCCACAACCGCTTTGAGCACTCCATCGG GGTGGCACACCTGGCTGGTCGGCTGGTTCGTGCCCTGGGTGAACGCCAACCAGAACTGGATATCAGCAACAGGGATGAGCTGTGTGTGCAGATTGCTGGTCTTTGCCACGACCTGG GACACGGCCCCTTTTCTCATATGTTCGATGGAATGTTTATCCCGAAAATGCGTCCTGGTTTGAAATGGAAg CATGAGAAGGCCAGTGTGGAGATGTTTGATCACATGGTCGAGGTGAACGGCTTGAAGGGGGTCATGGAGCAGTACGGACTCAAGCTGCCGGAAGACCTGGTGTTCATCAAGGAGCAGATTGCCGGCCCCTTGGAGCCGCCCTTGTCCCTCAGTCAGGAGCAGGCTGCT TGGCCATACAAGGGTCGTCCTGAAACAAAGTCTTTCCTGTATGAAATAGTGGCAAATAAAAGAAATGGCATCGATGTCGACAAATGGGATTATTTTGCTAG AGACTGTCACCACCTCGGCATCCAGAACAATTTTGACTACAAACGCTTCCTGAAGTTTGCCCGTGTGTGTGACGTGGACGGGAAGATGCATATTTGTACCAGAGATAAG GAAGTAGGAAATCTCTATGACATGTTTCACATCAGAAACTGCCTCCATCGCCGTGCCTACCAGCACAGAGTGGGGAACATCATCGAGACCAT GATAGCAGAGGCTTTTGAAAAGGCTGACAATCATATCAAGATCCCTGGCTCTCATGGTCAGATGTTTACCATCTCCACTGCTATCGATGACATGGAGGCCTACACCAAGCTGACAG ACCATGTGTTTGAGCAGATCCTGTACTCCACATCATCCGAGCTTGCTGAGGCACAGACCATCCTGAACAACATAGTCACCCGTAAGCTGTACAAGTGTGTGGGGCAGACCCAACCCCGAAGGCCCATGAAGATCACACAG AGCGACCTTCTAGACTGGTGCCAAATTGTTGCGGATTCCACACCCCAGAGCGGCACTGATGTCCTCTTTAAGGCTGAAGACTTCATTGTCAGC GTTATTGATATGGACTATGGAATGAAGGCGAAAAACCCAATCAATAACGTGCGCTTTTACTGCAAGAATGATCCCAGCAAGGCCATCAAGATCCGTAAGAACCAG GTCTCCCAACTCCTGCCTGAGAAGTTTGCGGAACAGCTAATCCGCGTCTACTGCAAACGGACGGACGACGGGAGTGTGGAAGCAGCCAAAAAATACTTTGTGCAGTGGTGCATCGACAAAGACTTCATTAAACCTCAG gaCGGGGATATAATTGCCCCTGAGCTCACTCCACTAAAGGCCAACTGggaagatgatgatgaggatgacgATGATGTTGGTCAGCACCACCCTAAGGGTTCCAGGAATGGTGCCCAGGGTGTGAGAAACCGCCTCTTCTGA
- the samhd1 gene encoding deoxynucleoside triphosphate triphosphohydrolase SAMHD1 isoform X2, with the protein MGIGSLGERIKLLHSLRKLWQLSADAIKVFNDPIHGHIELHPLLVRIIDTPQFQRLRYIKQLGGTYFVYPGASHNRFEHSIGVAHLAGRLVRALGERQPELDISNRDELCVQIAGLCHDLGHGPFSHMFDGMFIPKMRPGLKWKHEKASVEMFDHMVEVNGLKGVMEQYGLKLPEDLVFIKEQIAGPLEPPLSLSQEQAAWPYKGRPETKSFLYEIVANKRNGIDVDKWDYFARDCHHLGIQNNFDYKRFLKFARVCDVDGKMHICTRDKEVGNLYDMFHIRNCLHRRAYQHRVGNIIETMIAEAFEKADNHIKIPGSHGQMFTISTAIDDMEAYTKLTDHVFEQILYSTSSELAEAQTILNNIVTRKLYKCVGQTQPRRPMKITQSDLLDWCQIVADSTPQSGTDVLFKAEDFIVSVIDMDYGMKAKNPINNVRFYCKNDPSKAIKIRKNQVSQLLPEKFAEQLIRVYCKRTDDGSVEAAKKYFVQWCIDKDFIKPQDGDIIAPELTPLKANWEDDDEDDDDVGQHHPKGSRNGAQGVRNRLF; encoded by the exons ATGGGGATCGG CTCTCTTGGGGAACGAATCAAGCTTCTTCACAGCCTGAGGAAGCTCTGGCAGCTTTCGGCAGATGCCATCAAG GTGTTCAATGACCCCATCCATGGACACATTGAGTtacaccccctgctggtgcgcATCATCGACACCCCGCAGTTTCAGAGGCTGCGTTACATCAAGCAGCTGGGGGGTACATACTTTGTGTACCCGGGAGCCAGCCACAACCGCTTTGAGCACTCCATCGG GGTGGCACACCTGGCTGGTCGGCTGGTTCGTGCCCTGGGTGAACGCCAACCAGAACTGGATATCAGCAACAGGGATGAGCTGTGTGTGCAGATTGCTGGTCTTTGCCACGACCTGG GACACGGCCCCTTTTCTCATATGTTCGATGGAATGTTTATCCCGAAAATGCGTCCTGGTTTGAAATGGAAg CATGAGAAGGCCAGTGTGGAGATGTTTGATCACATGGTCGAGGTGAACGGCTTGAAGGGGGTCATGGAGCAGTACGGACTCAAGCTGCCGGAAGACCTGGTGTTCATCAAGGAGCAGATTGCCGGCCCCTTGGAGCCGCCCTTGTCCCTCAGTCAGGAGCAGGCTGCT TGGCCATACAAGGGTCGTCCTGAAACAAAGTCTTTCCTGTATGAAATAGTGGCAAATAAAAGAAATGGCATCGATGTCGACAAATGGGATTATTTTGCTAG AGACTGTCACCACCTCGGCATCCAGAACAATTTTGACTACAAACGCTTCCTGAAGTTTGCCCGTGTGTGTGACGTGGACGGGAAGATGCATATTTGTACCAGAGATAAG GAAGTAGGAAATCTCTATGACATGTTTCACATCAGAAACTGCCTCCATCGCCGTGCCTACCAGCACAGAGTGGGGAACATCATCGAGACCAT GATAGCAGAGGCTTTTGAAAAGGCTGACAATCATATCAAGATCCCTGGCTCTCATGGTCAGATGTTTACCATCTCCACTGCTATCGATGACATGGAGGCCTACACCAAGCTGACAG ACCATGTGTTTGAGCAGATCCTGTACTCCACATCATCCGAGCTTGCTGAGGCACAGACCATCCTGAACAACATAGTCACCCGTAAGCTGTACAAGTGTGTGGGGCAGACCCAACCCCGAAGGCCCATGAAGATCACACAG AGCGACCTTCTAGACTGGTGCCAAATTGTTGCGGATTCCACACCCCAGAGCGGCACTGATGTCCTCTTTAAGGCTGAAGACTTCATTGTCAGC GTTATTGATATGGACTATGGAATGAAGGCGAAAAACCCAATCAATAACGTGCGCTTTTACTGCAAGAATGATCCCAGCAAGGCCATCAAGATCCGTAAGAACCAG GTCTCCCAACTCCTGCCTGAGAAGTTTGCGGAACAGCTAATCCGCGTCTACTGCAAACGGACGGACGACGGGAGTGTGGAAGCAGCCAAAAAATACTTTGTGCAGTGGTGCATCGACAAAGACTTCATTAAACCTCAG gaCGGGGATATAATTGCCCCTGAGCTCACTCCACTAAAGGCCAACTGggaagatgatgatgaggatgacgATGATGTTGGTCAGCACCACCCTAAGGGTTCCAGGAATGGTGCCCAGGGTGTGAGAAACCGCCTCTTCTGA